A genomic segment from Pseudomonas sp. S09G 359 encodes:
- the ftsX gene encoding permease-like cell division protein FtsX produces MSATRSPKVSERVAPKPADPQPQKKKHDDDDGPDFSTLLRAWVESHRASLLDSLRRLGKQPIGSFFTCLVMAVALSLPMGLSLLLNNVERLGGSWQRAAQISLYLNLDASAKDGEALRDDIKNLPGVADAEYISRDQALEEFQQQSGLGEALKELPQNPLPGVVLVTPNEVDKPALEALRQKLAEMPKVQQAQLDLVWVERLAAILKLGDRFVFGLTVLLVSALLLVIGNTIRLHIENRRTEIEVIKLVGGTDSYVRRPFLYMGALYGFGAGILSWGVLAFGLDWLNDAVVGLAGLYGSDFALAGVPVADGLSLLLGAVLLGYIGAWIAVARHLRELAPK; encoded by the coding sequence ATGAGTGCCACACGCAGCCCTAAAGTCTCCGAGCGCGTCGCGCCGAAACCGGCCGACCCGCAGCCGCAGAAGAAAAAACACGACGACGATGACGGCCCGGACTTCAGCACCCTGCTGCGCGCCTGGGTTGAAAGCCATCGCGCCAGCCTGCTCGACAGCCTGCGCCGTCTGGGCAAACAGCCGATCGGCAGCTTTTTCACCTGCCTGGTCATGGCCGTGGCCTTGAGCCTGCCGATGGGTTTGTCGCTGCTGCTTAATAATGTGGAACGCCTGGGCGGTTCCTGGCAGCGCGCGGCGCAGATTTCCCTGTACCTGAACCTGGATGCCAGCGCCAAAGACGGCGAGGCCCTGCGCGACGACATCAAGAACCTGCCGGGCGTGGCGGATGCCGAGTACATCAGCCGCGATCAGGCCCTTGAAGAGTTCCAGCAGCAGTCCGGCCTGGGCGAGGCGCTTAAAGAGCTGCCGCAGAACCCGCTGCCGGGCGTGGTGCTGGTGACGCCGAATGAAGTCGATAAGCCAGCGCTGGAAGCCCTGCGACAAAAACTCGCAGAGATGCCCAAGGTGCAACAGGCGCAGCTTGATCTAGTCTGGGTAGAGCGCCTGGCGGCGATCCTCAAGCTGGGCGACCGCTTTGTGTTCGGCCTGACGGTGCTGTTGGTGTCTGCATTACTTTTGGTGATAGGTAATACCATTCGTCTTCATATTGAAAACCGCCGCACCGAGATAGAAGTGATTAAACTTGTCGGCGGCACAGACAGCTATGTGCGTCGGCCTTTTCTGTATATGGGCGCGCTTTATGGCTTCGGCGCAGGGATTTTGTCCTGGGGCGTGCTGGCATTTGGCCTGGACTGGCTGAACGACGCGGTAGTCGGGCTTGCCGGCTTGTACGGCAGTGATTTCGCCCTCGCGGGTGTACCGGTAGCCGATGGTCTTAGCCTCTTGCTTGGCGCGGTCTTGTTGGGGTATATCGGTGCTTGGATTGCGGTCGCACGGCATTTACGCGAGCTGGCACCGAAGTAG
- the ftsY gene encoding signal recognition particle-docking protein FtsY, with product MFGSNDDKKTPAAAGEKKGLFGWLRKKPQETVAEQPQVQAEPTPEPIVEAEPVAETPAPVVLPMAEPVLQPVAEPEPEPEPAPEPEHKPWPELPVAEEPVALVEDVQAEHVAPPIPAVVEPVAAPPVVEVPVPVVVAAPAVIEPEPVVAPAETSKSGFFARLKQGLSKTSASIGEGMASLFLGKKVIDDELLEDIETSLLTADVGVEATAVIIQSLTQKVARKQLTDADALYKSLQAELAAMLKPVEAPLVITPNKPFVILVVGVNGAGKTTTIGKLAKKLQSEGKKVMLAAGDTFRAAAVEQLQVWGERNKIPVIAQHTGADSASVIFDAVQAAKARNIDVLIADTAGRLHTKDNLMEELKKVRRVIGKLDADAPHEVLLVLDAGTGQNAISQAKQFNQTVQLTGLALTKLDGTAKGGVIFALAKQFGLPIRYIGVGEGIDDLRTFEAEPFVQALFAERERS from the coding sequence ATGTTTGGTTCCAACGACGACAAGAAGACCCCAGCTGCGGCTGGCGAGAAGAAAGGCCTGTTCGGATGGCTGCGCAAAAAGCCGCAGGAAACCGTTGCCGAACAGCCGCAGGTTCAAGCTGAACCGACCCCCGAGCCTATAGTAGAAGCCGAACCGGTTGCCGAAACGCCGGCGCCGGTAGTGTTGCCGATGGCTGAGCCGGTATTGCAGCCGGTTGCCGAGCCAGAGCCTGAGCCAGAGCCAGCCCCTGAGCCCGAGCACAAGCCGTGGCCGGAACTGCCGGTGGCCGAAGAGCCTGTGGCACTGGTTGAAGATGTGCAGGCTGAACATGTGGCGCCGCCGATCCCAGCGGTGGTTGAGCCGGTTGCAGCGCCGCCAGTGGTGGAAGTGCCAGTGCCGGTTGTGGTCGCTGCTCCTGCCGTTATCGAGCCAGAGCCCGTCGTCGCCCCCGCCGAAACCAGCAAATCGGGCTTCTTCGCCCGCCTCAAACAGGGCCTGAGCAAGACCAGCGCCAGCATCGGCGAAGGCATGGCCAGCCTGTTCCTGGGCAAGAAGGTCATCGATGACGAACTGCTGGAAGACATCGAAACCAGCCTGCTGACCGCCGACGTGGGCGTCGAAGCCACCGCCGTGATCATCCAGAGCCTCACGCAGAAGGTCGCGCGCAAGCAGCTGACCGACGCCGACGCGCTGTACAAATCCCTGCAGGCCGAGCTGGCCGCAATGCTCAAGCCGGTGGAAGCGCCGCTGGTGATCACGCCGAACAAGCCTTTCGTGATTCTGGTGGTGGGCGTCAACGGCGCCGGCAAGACCACCACCATCGGCAAGCTGGCCAAGAAGCTGCAGTCGGAGGGCAAGAAAGTCATGCTCGCCGCCGGCGACACCTTCCGTGCCGCTGCCGTGGAGCAACTTCAAGTCTGGGGTGAGCGCAACAAGATCCCGGTGATCGCCCAGCACACCGGCGCCGATTCCGCTTCGGTGATTTTCGACGCCGTGCAAGCCGCCAAGGCGCGCAATATCGATGTGTTGATCGCCGATACCGCCGGTCGCCTGCACACCAAAGACAATTTGATGGAAGAGCTGAAGAAGGTCCGCCGCGTGATCGGCAAGCTGGATGCCGACGCCCCGCACGAAGTGCTGCTGGTGCTCGATGCCGGCACCGGCCAGAACGCCATCAGCCAGGCCAAACAATTCAACCAGACGGTGCAACTGACCGGCCTGGCATTGACTAAGCTCGACGGCACGGCCAAAGGCGGGGTGATTTTCGCCCTGGCCAAACAGTTCGGGTTGCCGATTCGTTATATCGGCGTCGGTGAAGGCATTGACGACCTGCGCACCTTTGAAGCCGAACCCTTTGTACAGGCACTCTTTGCCGAGCGGGAGCGTTCATGA
- a CDS encoding DUF3392 domain-containing protein: MDLVLDLLATVSRWSRSNLSEISLALVGCLLVLFGADIKGWVEARLGSVAGALRVPLMALVCMIGSGAALIYATPWIVRGLSQFNNYSLAPVLVVVLVLIGVVADRR, encoded by the coding sequence ATGGATTTGGTACTCGACCTGCTCGCCACCGTATCCCGCTGGAGCCGTAGCAACCTGTCGGAAATCTCCTTGGCCCTTGTCGGCTGCCTGCTGGTGCTGTTCGGTGCCGATATCAAAGGCTGGGTCGAAGCGCGCCTGGGCAGCGTCGCCGGCGCGTTGCGCGTACCACTGATGGCGCTGGTGTGCATGATCGGCAGCGGCGCCGCGTTGATCTACGCCACGCCGTGGATTGTGCGGGGGTTGAGCCAGTTCAATAACTACAGCCTGGCACCGGTGTTGGTGGTGGTGCTGGTGTTGATTGGTGTAGTCGCAGACCGCCGCTGA
- a CDS encoding DUF423 domain-containing protein, translating into MLRSFLLLAAFFGFTGVALGAFAAHGLKNRLSAEYLAIFHTGVTYQLVHTLALFGVALLAAHIPGRMVTWAGISFVVGILLFSGSLYALTMTGISKLGIITPFGGLAFLLGWFFLGLTAWRLQSA; encoded by the coding sequence ATGCTGCGTAGCTTTCTGCTGCTGGCCGCCTTTTTCGGCTTCACCGGTGTCGCCCTTGGGGCCTTTGCCGCCCATGGCCTGAAAAATCGCCTGAGCGCCGAGTACCTGGCGATCTTCCACACCGGCGTGACCTACCAACTGGTGCACACCCTGGCGCTGTTCGGTGTGGCGCTGCTGGCGGCACATATTCCTGGCCGAATGGTCACGTGGGCCGGTATCTCCTTTGTCGTCGGCATCCTGCTGTTCTCCGGCAGCTTGTATGCGCTGACCATGACCGGTATCAGCAAACTCGGGATCATCACGCCGTTTGGTGGGCTGGCGTTCCTGTTGGGCTGGTTCTTCCTCGGCCTCACTGCCTGGCGCTTGCAGTCAGCCTGA
- the hemW gene encoding radical SAM family heme chaperone HemW: MTQNTSAQPLIHGGAQTPRAALPVLPPLALYIHIPWCVRKCPYCDFNSHTASKVLPEEEYVDALLADLDQDLHAVYGRELSSIFFGGGTPSLFSATALGRLLKGVEARIAFAADIEITLEANPGTFEQEKFVAYRKLGINRLSIGIQSFQQQKLEALGRIHNGDEAVRAAGMARQAGFDNFNLDLMHGLPDQSLDDALSDLRQAIALKPTHLSWYQLTLEPNTVFWNQPPALPEDDTLWDIQEAGQALLAEHGYAQYEVSAYAQPGRPARHNLNYWSFGDFIGIGAGAHGKLSHPDGRIVRTWKTRAPKDYLNPAKSFQAGAKELTNEELPFEFLMNALRLTEGVDARLYAERTGLELASLDEARREAEQSGLMQVEPSRLAATDRGQLFLNDLLQKFLS; the protein is encoded by the coding sequence ATGACCCAGAACACCTCTGCGCAGCCGCTGATCCACGGCGGCGCGCAAACACCTCGGGCGGCCCTGCCTGTGCTGCCGCCCCTGGCGCTGTATATCCACATCCCGTGGTGCGTGCGCAAATGTCCTTATTGCGACTTCAACTCCCACACCGCCAGCAAAGTGCTGCCGGAAGAAGAGTATGTGGACGCATTGCTGGCCGACCTTGATCAAGACCTGCACGCGGTTTACGGGCGCGAGCTGAGTTCGATCTTCTTCGGCGGCGGCACGCCGAGCCTCTTCAGCGCGACCGCGCTGGGCCGCCTGCTCAAGGGCGTGGAAGCGCGTATCGCGTTTGCCGCTGACATCGAGATCACCCTGGAAGCCAACCCCGGCACCTTCGAGCAAGAGAAGTTCGTGGCGTACCGCAAGCTGGGGATCAATCGCCTGTCCATCGGTATCCAGAGCTTCCAGCAGCAGAAGCTTGAGGCCTTGGGGCGTATCCACAATGGCGATGAGGCTGTACGCGCCGCCGGCATGGCGCGCCAGGCCGGGTTCGACAACTTCAACCTGGACCTGATGCACGGTTTGCCCGATCAATCCCTGGACGACGCCCTGAGCGACCTGCGCCAGGCCATCGCGCTCAAGCCGACACACTTGTCCTGGTACCAGCTGACCCTGGAACCCAACACCGTGTTCTGGAACCAGCCGCCCGCGCTGCCGGAAGATGACACCCTGTGGGACATCCAGGAAGCCGGCCAGGCGCTGCTCGCCGAACACGGCTACGCGCAATATGAAGTCTCGGCCTATGCCCAACCGGGTCGCCCGGCACGGCACAATCTGAATTACTGGAGCTTTGGCGACTTTATCGGCATCGGCGCCGGCGCCCACGGCAAGCTCAGCCACCCGGACGGGCGCATTGTGCGCACCTGGAAGACCCGCGCGCCGAAGGATTACCTCAACCCGGCCAAAAGCTTTCAGGCCGGTGCCAAAGAGCTGACCAACGAAGAGTTGCCGTTCGAGTTCCTGATGAACGCCCTGCGCCTTACCGAAGGCGTCGACGCCAGGCTCTACGCCGAACGCACCGGCCTCGAGCTGGCAAGCCTCGATGAAGCGCGGCGCGAGGCAGAACAAAGCGGCTTAATGCAGGTCGAACCGTCACGCCTGGCGGCCACCGACCGTGGGCAACTGTTTCTCAATGACCTGTTGCAGAAGTTTTTGAGCTGA
- the thiS gene encoding sulfur carrier protein ThiS — MRIQLNGESFELPDGETVAALLTRLDLTGRRVAVELNLDIVPRSLHAETALTEGDQVEVVHAIGGG, encoded by the coding sequence ATGCGCATTCAGTTGAACGGCGAATCCTTTGAACTGCCCGACGGTGAAACCGTTGCGGCCCTGCTGACCCGTCTGGATCTGACCGGGCGTCGCGTCGCAGTAGAACTCAATCTGGATATCGTCCCGCGTAGCCTGCACGCCGAAACCGCCCTCACCGAAGGTGACCAGGTCGAAGTGGTCCACGCCATCGGCGGCGGCTAG
- the mtgA gene encoding monofunctional biosynthetic peptidoglycan transglycosylase, giving the protein MLRLLFKRFLNVMKWFAIGSVLLVMLFRVVPPPFTALMVERKVESWFDGEPIDLQRTWVPWDEISDELKVAVMAGEDQRFPQHWGFDFGAIQAAILHNERGGSIRGASTLSQQVSKNLFLWAGRSYLRKGLEAWFTGLIEVLWPKQRILEVYLNSVEWDEGVFGAEAAARHHFGVSAKGLSRQQASYLAAVLPNPRVWSASHPTAYVARRAAWIRQQMSQLGGDGYLLELNNSRKAPWSE; this is encoded by the coding sequence ATGCTGCGTCTCCTCTTCAAACGCTTTCTCAACGTCATGAAATGGTTCGCCATCGGCAGTGTGCTGCTGGTGATGCTGTTTCGTGTCGTCCCGCCGCCGTTCACCGCATTGATGGTGGAGCGCAAAGTCGAATCCTGGTTCGATGGCGAGCCCATTGACCTGCAGCGCACCTGGGTGCCGTGGGACGAGATCTCCGACGAGCTCAAAGTGGCGGTGATGGCCGGTGAAGACCAGCGCTTCCCGCAGCATTGGGGCTTTGATTTCGGCGCCATCCAGGCGGCGATCCTGCACAACGAGCGCGGCGGCTCTATTCGCGGCGCCAGCACCTTGAGCCAGCAGGTGTCGAAAAACCTGTTCCTGTGGGCCGGCCGCAGCTACCTGCGCAAGGGCCTGGAAGCGTGGTTTACCGGGTTGATCGAGGTGCTGTGGCCCAAGCAGCGGATTCTTGAGGTGTACCTCAACAGCGTGGAGTGGGATGAAGGCGTGTTCGGTGCCGAAGCGGCGGCGCGGCATCACTTTGGGGTGAGTGCCAAGGGTCTTTCGCGGCAGCAGGCCAGTTATCTGGCGGCGGTACTGCCTAACCCACGGGTATGGAGTGCGAGCCATCCAACGGCGTACGTGGCAAGGCGCGCGGCGTGGATTCGTCAGCAGATGAGTCAACTCGGTGGCGATGGGTATCTGCTTGAGCTGAACAACTCCCGCAAAGCCCCTTGGTCCGAATGA
- the rpoH gene encoding RNA polymerase sigma factor RpoH has translation MTTSLQPAYALVPGANLEAYVHTVNSIPLLTPEQERELAESLYYEQDLGAARQMVLAHLRFVVHIARSYSGYGLAQADLIQEGNVGLMKAVKRFNPEMGVRLVSFAVHWIKAEIHEFILRNWRIVKVATTKAQRKLFFNLRSQKKRLAWLNNEEVHRVAESLGVEPREVREMESRLTGHDMAFDPAAEADDDSAFQSPANYLEDHRYDPARQLEDADWSDNSNHNLHEALEVLDDRSRDILYQRWLAEEKATLHDLAQKYNVSAERIRQLEKSAMNKLKLSIAA, from the coding sequence ATGACCACTTCTTTGCAACCTGCTTATGCCTTGGTCCCGGGTGCGAACCTGGAAGCCTATGTGCACACGGTCAACAGCATTCCATTGCTGACGCCCGAGCAGGAGCGTGAACTGGCCGAGAGTCTCTACTATGAGCAGGATTTGGGGGCGGCTCGGCAGATGGTGCTCGCCCACCTGCGTTTTGTCGTACATATCGCCCGTAGCTATAGCGGCTACGGCCTGGCCCAGGCTGACCTGATCCAGGAAGGCAACGTTGGCCTGATGAAGGCTGTAAAGCGCTTCAACCCTGAAATGGGCGTGCGCCTGGTGTCGTTTGCCGTGCACTGGATCAAGGCGGAAATCCACGAGTTCATCCTGCGTAACTGGCGCATCGTGAAAGTGGCGACCACCAAGGCCCAGCGCAAGCTGTTCTTCAACCTGCGCAGCCAGAAAAAACGCCTGGCGTGGCTCAACAACGAGGAAGTCCACCGCGTGGCCGAAAGCCTCGGCGTGGAGCCCCGTGAAGTGCGCGAGATGGAAAGCCGCCTGACTGGCCATGACATGGCCTTCGACCCGGCCGCCGAAGCGGACGACGACAGCGCCTTCCAATCGCCGGCCAACTACCTGGAAGACCACCGGTACGACCCGGCGCGTCAACTGGAAGACGCTGATTGGAGCGATAACTCCAACCACAACCTGCACGAAGCGCTGGAAGTGCTCGACGACCGCAGCCGTGACATCCTCTACCAGCGCTGGCTGGCAGAAGAAAAAGCCACGCTGCACGACCTGGCGCAGAAGTACAACGTGTCGGCCGAGCGGATTCGTCAGCTTGAGAAAAGCGCGATGAACAAGCTGAAATTGTCGATCGCCGCCTGA
- the trmB gene encoding tRNA (guanosine(46)-N7)-methyltransferase TrmB — translation MTESNETPNTLEEGDESKHRRIKSFVMRAGRMTEGQQKGLEQGTPLFVLPLADAPVDYDQVFGRSAPRSLEIGFGMGHSLLEMAAAAPDQDFIGVEVHRPGVGALLNGVLTQGLTNLRVYDCDAIEVLNRCIADNSLDRLMLFFPDPWHKSRHHKRRIVQASFAELVRSKLKVGGILHMATDWEPYAEYMLEVMDVAPGYRNLAEDGKCVPRPAERPITKFERRGERLGHGVWDLKFEKLD, via the coding sequence ATGACTGAATCAAACGAAACGCCGAACACCCTGGAAGAAGGCGACGAGTCCAAGCACCGCCGCATCAAGAGCTTTGTGATGCGCGCCGGTCGCATGACCGAAGGCCAGCAAAAGGGCCTGGAACAAGGTACGCCGTTGTTCGTGTTGCCCCTGGCCGACGCGCCGGTGGACTACGACCAGGTGTTCGGCCGTTCGGCCCCGCGCTCCCTGGAAATCGGCTTCGGCATGGGCCATTCCCTGCTGGAAATGGCCGCTGCTGCGCCGGACCAGGACTTTATCGGCGTGGAAGTTCACCGCCCAGGTGTCGGCGCGCTACTTAACGGCGTGCTGACCCAGGGCCTGACCAACCTGCGCGTGTATGACTGCGACGCGATCGAAGTGCTCAACCGCTGCATCGCCGACAACAGCCTCGACCGCCTGATGCTGTTCTTCCCGGACCCATGGCACAAATCCCGCCACCACAAGCGCCGCATCGTCCAGGCTTCCTTCGCGGAACTGGTGCGCAGCAAGCTGAAAGTGGGCGGCATCCTGCACATGGCCACCGACTGGGAACCGTATGCGGAATACATGCTGGAAGTGATGGATGTGGCCCCCGGCTACCGCAACCTGGCGGAAGACGGCAAGTGCGTGCCGCGCCCGGCCGAGCGCCCGATCACCAAGTTTGAGCGTCGTGGTGAGCGTTTGGGGCATGGGGTGTGGGATTTGAAGTTTGAGAAGCTGGATTAA
- the ftsE gene encoding cell division ATP-binding protein FtsE: MIRFEQVGKRYANGHVGLHELSFRVRRGEFLFVTGHSGAGKSTLLRLLLAMERPTTGKLLLAGQDLATISNAQIPYLRRQIGVVFQNHQLLFDRTVFNNIALPLQILGLSKAEIVKRVDSALERVALSDKTDLYPGDLSTGQQQRVGIARAIVHRPALLLADEPTGNLDPRLAAEIMGVFEDINRLGTSVLIASHDLALIARMRHRMLTLQRGRLIGDGEAGV, from the coding sequence ATGATTCGATTCGAACAGGTCGGTAAACGCTATGCCAACGGGCATGTGGGCTTGCATGAGCTGAGCTTTCGAGTGCGTCGTGGCGAGTTCTTGTTTGTCACCGGCCATTCGGGTGCCGGCAAAAGTACCCTGCTGCGCCTGCTGCTGGCCATGGAACGCCCGACCACCGGCAAATTGCTGCTGGCGGGGCAGGACCTGGCCACCATCAGCAATGCGCAGATCCCGTACCTGCGCCGCCAGATCGGCGTAGTTTTCCAGAACCACCAGTTGCTGTTCGATCGCACGGTGTTCAACAACATCGCCCTGCCGTTGCAGATTCTCGGGCTGTCCAAGGCCGAAATCGTCAAGCGTGTGGATTCGGCCCTGGAACGTGTGGCGCTGTCGGACAAGACCGACCTCTACCCCGGCGACCTGTCCACCGGCCAGCAACAGCGCGTCGGCATTGCCCGTGCCATCGTCCACCGCCCGGCCTTGCTGCTGGCGGACGAACCCACCGGTAACCTCGACCCGCGCCTGGCGGCCGAGATCATGGGCGTGTTCGAAGACATCAACCGCCTGGGCACCAGTGTGCTGATCGCCAGCCACGACCTGGCGCTGATCGCGCGTATGCGCCATCGCATGCTCACGCTGCAACGCGGCCGCCTGATCGGTGACGGGGAGGCTGGCGTATGA
- a CDS encoding thiazole synthase: MSIVRSDKPFVLAGRTYQSRLLVGTGKYRDMEETRLAIEASGAEIVTFAVRRTNLGQIEGEPNLLEVLSPDRYTFLPNTAGCYDAIEAVRTCRLARELLDGHNLVKLEVLADQKTLFPNVIETLKAAETLVKEGFDVMVYTSDDPIIARQLAEIGCIAVMPLAGLIGSGLGICNPYNLQIILEEAKIPVLVDAGVGTASDATIAMELGCDAVLMNSAIAHAQQPILMAEAMNHAIVAGRLAYLAGRMPKKLYASASSPLDGLIK; the protein is encoded by the coding sequence ATGAGCATCGTTCGTAGCGACAAGCCTTTCGTCCTGGCCGGTCGTACCTACCAGTCCCGTCTGCTGGTCGGCACCGGCAAGTACCGCGACATGGAAGAAACCCGTCTGGCCATCGAAGCCTCGGGTGCCGAGATCGTCACCTTTGCCGTGCGCCGCACCAACCTTGGCCAGATCGAAGGCGAGCCGAACCTGCTCGAAGTGCTGTCACCGGACCGCTACACCTTCCTGCCGAACACTGCTGGTTGCTACGACGCCATCGAAGCTGTGCGCACCTGCCGCCTGGCCCGTGAGCTGCTCGACGGCCACAACCTGGTGAAGCTGGAAGTGCTGGCTGACCAGAAAACCCTGTTCCCCAACGTGATCGAAACCCTCAAGGCCGCTGAAACACTGGTCAAGGAAGGCTTCGACGTGATGGTCTACACCAGCGATGACCCGATCATCGCCCGTCAATTGGCGGAAATCGGCTGCATCGCGGTCATGCCGCTGGCCGGTCTGATCGGTTCGGGCCTGGGCATCTGCAACCCGTACAACCTGCAGATCATCCTCGAAGAAGCCAAGATCCCGGTGCTGGTGGATGCGGGCGTGGGCACTGCCTCCGACGCAACCATCGCCATGGAGCTGGGCTGCGACGCGGTGCTGATGAACTCGGCCATCGCCCATGCCCAGCAACCGATCCTGATGGCTGAAGCCATGAACCACGCGATCGTCGCAGGCCGCCTGGCCTACCTCGCCGGTCGCATGCCGAAAAAACTCTACGCCAGCGCCTCCTCGCCGCTGGATGGTCTGATCAAGTAA